From the Rhizobium sp. ARZ01 genome, the window ACATGGACACGCTGACCCGCATTCGCGCCTATATCGACGTCGTGGATGCCGAGGGCTTTTCGGCCGCCTCGCGCAAGGGTGGCAAGTCGAAGGCGCTCCTATCCAAATACGTGCGTGAGCTGGAAGACGAGCTCGGCGCGTTGCTGTTGAACCGCACGACCCGACAGTTCTCCATGACCGAAGCCGGCCACACCTACTACCGGACTGCCTCGGAAATTCTGAAGGAGATCGACAATCTCGCCGATCTGGTTCGCGAGAACAACACCGACCTGAAGGGAAAGCTGAAGATCTCGGCACCGCGGACCTTCGTCGATGCGGAGATCGGTCAATCGCTCATCGATTTCGGCCGCGAGCATCCGGAACTGTCGCTGGAGATCGTTTCCGACGACCGTTTCGTCGACCTGGTCGAGGAGGGTTTCGACGTGGCGGTCCGCATCACACGGCTCGAGGACTCCACCCTGATCGCCCGCAAGCTTGGAGACTTCTATCTCAAGATCTGCGCTTCCCCGGATTTTCTCGAGCGAACCGGACCAATCGCTCACCCCTCCGAGTTGTCGCGCCTGCCCTGCGTTATCGACACGAACGGCAAGTCGCACAGCAATTGGCGCTTTATCGATGGAAAAGGCACCAATTTCAGCGTTCCGGTGAGCGGGCATATCGAGGTCAACAGCCCCGCATCCGCCATCAGGGCTGCCGCAAGCGGCCTCGGCATCGCGCAGGTACCGGAGTTCATTGCCCGCGCCAGCCTCGATTCCGGTAAGGTCATTTCGATCCTCGACGACTATCTTCCGGCCGACCGGGGCATCTACGCGATCTATCCGCACCGCCGTTATCTGCCGGCGAAGGTGCGCACCTTTGTCGACTTCCTGCACAACTGGTTCAAGAAGAACGGCAACGGCGCCGAGGTTCGGAACTGAGCCCGATAGACGCGACAATTCGCGCCTCGGCATCGTCCCAAATCTGGCTTAATTTCCATACACTCGTCTGCGAATCCGCAAAGCCAGAGACGATAGGAAAACCTCGCGCATGAAGACCGCTTCCCTTCTGTATGCAGGCACCATCTGGCTTATGCCGGCTGCAGCCTTTGCGCACCCGCACATCTTTGCAGAGGCGCGCCTTGAAGTGGTCGCCGGCGATGACGGCACGATTGTCGAATTGCGAAACGTCTGGCGCTTCGACGAGATGTTCTCGTCCAGCGTCGTGCTCGATTTCGACAACAATTCCAATCTCAAGCTCGATGCCGACGAACTGGCCGAGGTCGGCCAGACGGTGCTCGAGTCGCTGGAGGAATACAGCTACTACACATCCATCACCGGGGACGGGAAGACCATCAAGGTCGCCAAACCGGATGCGATCAACGTCGATTATCAGGACGGCCAGCTCCTGATGTTCTTCAAGGTGAAGCCCGGCGAAAGTCTGCCGCTGAAGGGCAAGCTGACTTTCGGCGTCTATGATCCGACGATGTACGCGGCGATGGATTTTGCCACCGATGGGGATCTGGTCCTCGTGGGTGA encodes:
- a CDS encoding LysR family transcriptional regulator; the protein is MDTLTRIRAYIDVVDAEGFSAASRKGGKSKALLSKYVRELEDELGALLLNRTTRQFSMTEAGHTYYRTASEILKEIDNLADLVRENNTDLKGKLKISAPRTFVDAEIGQSLIDFGREHPELSLEIVSDDRFVDLVEEGFDVAVRITRLEDSTLIARKLGDFYLKICASPDFLERTGPIAHPSELSRLPCVIDTNGKSHSNWRFIDGKGTNFSVPVSGHIEVNSPASAIRAAASGLGIAQVPEFIARASLDSGKVISILDDYLPADRGIYAIYPHRRYLPAKVRTFVDFLHNWFKKNGNGAEVRN
- a CDS encoding DUF1007 family protein encodes the protein MKTASLLYAGTIWLMPAAAFAHPHIFAEARLEVVAGDDGTIVELRNVWRFDEMFSSSVVLDFDNNSNLKLDADELAEVGQTVLESLEEYSYYTSITGDGKTIKVAKPDAINVDYQDGQLLMFFKVKPGESLPLKGKLTFGVYDPTMYAAMDFATDGDLVLVGDKFAACKHQVVRPDPDEVLAQNQGTLTEAFWNDPAGTDMTKLFATRLEVTC